One genomic segment of Natrialbaceae archaeon AArc-T1-2 includes these proteins:
- the nth gene encoding endonuclease III: protein MGTPRADRAEQAREVIDRLEDEYPDSTISLRYSDRLELLIAVILSAQCTDERVNSETEHLFEKYDGPEDYASVSQEELAEDLNSITYYNNKASYIRDACKRILEEHDGAVPDTMDELTDLPGVGRKTANVVLQHGHDVVEGIVVDTHVQRLSRRLGLTEESRPERIEEDLMEIVPDGYWQQFTHLCIDHGRAVCTARSPDCEGCVLADVCPSERGDNDVDLASGEPW from the coding sequence ATGGGAACGCCGCGTGCGGACCGCGCCGAGCAGGCCAGGGAGGTCATCGACCGTCTCGAGGACGAGTATCCGGACTCGACCATCTCGCTTCGGTACTCGGACCGACTCGAGCTGTTGATCGCCGTGATCCTCTCGGCACAGTGTACGGACGAACGCGTCAATTCGGAGACCGAACACCTCTTCGAAAAGTACGACGGCCCCGAAGACTACGCGTCCGTCTCTCAGGAGGAACTCGCCGAGGACCTGAATTCGATCACCTACTACAACAACAAGGCCTCCTACATCCGTGACGCCTGCAAGCGGATCCTCGAGGAACACGACGGCGCGGTTCCCGACACGATGGACGAACTGACCGACTTACCCGGCGTGGGACGGAAGACGGCGAACGTCGTCCTCCAGCACGGCCACGACGTCGTCGAGGGGATCGTCGTCGATACGCACGTACAGCGGCTCTCGCGTCGGCTCGGCCTGACCGAGGAGAGCCGTCCCGAACGCATCGAGGAGGACCTGATGGAAATCGTTCCCGACGGATACTGGCAGCAGTTTACACACCTCTGTATCGATCACGGACGCGCGGTCTGTACCGCTCGCAGCCCCGATTGTGAGGGCTGCGTCCTCGCGGACGTCTGCCCGTCTGAACGCGGCGACAACGACGTCGACCTCGCCTCGGGCGAGCCCTGGTGA
- a CDS encoding NAD(+)/NADH kinase gives MTPAEWTPGAAPLVGVAASPDRTVALDRDSLESVVADAGGNLVTGTVDQLIERELSVLVTVGEPALLAAVRAKPAAPIVPVDAGRGVRSMPTDRLPTAIRHVLEGEAVRRERPVLGVETDASDRYRALFDVALVTDEPARISEYGVESRGAAIAQFRADGVVVATPAGCHGYGGAAGGPVLSPAVRSVAVVPIGPFATRTRQWVLPDDDVRLSVERDTDPVDLCVDDRTVETVDPTSPVSINVDGTVGILVGPESRPFFASGASDDPT, from the coding sequence ATGACACCCGCCGAGTGGACGCCGGGCGCCGCCCCGCTCGTCGGCGTCGCCGCGTCGCCGGACCGGACTGTCGCCCTCGATCGAGACAGCCTCGAGTCGGTTGTCGCCGATGCGGGCGGCAATCTCGTGACTGGGACAGTCGATCAACTCATAGAGCGCGAGCTCTCGGTGCTCGTGACCGTCGGCGAGCCAGCGTTGCTCGCTGCCGTTCGCGCGAAGCCGGCCGCGCCGATCGTCCCCGTCGACGCCGGACGAGGCGTTCGCTCGATGCCGACGGATCGGCTTCCGACGGCGATCCGGCACGTCCTCGAGGGAGAGGCGGTGCGACGGGAGCGACCCGTACTCGGCGTCGAGACGGACGCCAGCGACCGTTACCGGGCGCTGTTCGACGTCGCGCTGGTGACGGACGAACCCGCACGCATCTCCGAGTACGGCGTCGAAAGTCGGGGGGCGGCGATCGCCCAGTTCCGGGCCGACGGGGTCGTCGTCGCGACGCCGGCCGGCTGTCACGGCTACGGCGGAGCTGCCGGTGGGCCCGTCCTCTCTCCGGCGGTTCGAAGTGTCGCGGTCGTCCCCATCGGTCCGTTCGCCACCCGAACGAGACAGTGGGTCCTTCCGGACGACGACGTCCGTCTCTCGGTCGAACGCGATACGGACCCCGTCGACCTCTGTGTCGACGACCGGACGGTCGAGACGGTCGATCCAACCTCGCCTGTCTCGATCAACGTTGACGGCACCGTCGGGATACTCGTCGGCCCCGAAAGTCGGCCGTTTTTCGCCTCGGGAGCGTCGGACGATCCGACTTAA